One Temnothorax longispinosus isolate EJ_2023e chromosome 8, Tlon_JGU_v1, whole genome shotgun sequence genomic region harbors:
- the LOC139818170 gene encoding protein dispatched, protein MEAPWFPRVIAHHPYIILLVVFTFSSICLIIPLTTKRFPDFSDPQMGFEARGTVLAQRLTAWKHLIEASKPRGELTDNPLEYQQYIRESTQQSNANMKNHSLPTQGILRKKPKDKNKRKGKKHKKVLNNTDYIESSDEEKDTWKELLELKDRHNTDIEDEKTQEKDNLDSDNFFCNLPSSAYARVVITVESENKNLNLWSMDGILAQCHIDGVLRGNVHFPSLCQTKIERNGVESHKCCRSWSPANYVALLSNRSSCLGVTENDLSRVKTLLQKCAKYYHDRQLLPNCAEDFNCQKHVPVECYMRNAVYHLLHYLLDVNFIPSSDKEKTDLNSKRNSTLHSAMLFLPIAASSATLDFYKEIDNDDLVYGNFRVQGMQLGLKSILFDRLLLSDSSLVLGGFIFVTLCIWAYTGSIVVTTATIFAVVFSLGISYAMYTLVLDIEFFPFMNVLAIVVAVGIGADDAFIYCKIWESKKQKKLSNGGLVRMVQETMKHAFPSMFVTSLTTAVAFFASIVSNVTAINCFSLFSGMTVIANFFLMVTWLPACVVVSEHFKLSTLSPVNFITRKIIRPLRSLGDKVTVGFTTFLTGLVLRLRWFWLLSLGIIAIACASVVFHYPGLQLPDYMDFQLFHDEHPFERYDLVYSRRFWFERYEMVGGDGELLPLRFVFGIKPVDNGDYLNPTKRGILDWDETFDISSPMSQRWLEQFCQNLRRQPFYHHTIGPMLSNCFIEPLRNWMKRRCKDPVDSHIDYAPCCESSKFPYAPDVLEQCAAEASVRLHRTPYLWIQDNPPYAGPKFVKEPLFAQAPNDTLAIKARPKIKALVVEYDSTYAYSLSFGNMDKFFQEVESWMQNQLRTAPKGMRGGWFISHLEFYELQRTLYQGTIWAIGLSLTLALIVLALVTLNPLISLYAIIAIGAVIIVTVAVLILLGWTLNILESVAISTTIGLAVDFSLHYAVSYKACTSEKKIDRVKTALQQMGGPTLMAAITSGAAGALMLPSHVLAYIQIGIFLLLVMTISWIYATLFLCSMLAIIGPSSRFAQFEYPRLKILSICFSKYEDGGAVETDKDNNRARKTYKGRGMLSESTLSTSSSVCQFHCSELETLAARPPSPSLPPSPLSTLLR, encoded by the exons ATGGAAGCACCTTGGTTTCCTCGTGTAATTGCTCATCAcccgtatattattttactggtcgtttttacattttcttcgaTATGCCTAATTATTCCGCTTACAACCAAAAGGTTTCCAGATTTTTCGGACCCACAAATG GGTTTTGAGGCAAGAGGCACAGTTTTAGCGCAAAGATTGACAGCTTGGAAACATTTAATAGAAGCTTCGAAACCAAGGGGTGAACTTACGGATAATCCTTTAGAATATCAACAATATATACGTGAATCAACTCAACAG TCTAATGCAAATATGAAAAATCATAGCTTGCCTACTCAGGGTATTCTTAGAAAAAAgccaaaagataaaaataaacgaaaggGAAAGAAACATAAGAAAGTGTTAAATAACACAGACTACATAGAATCGAGTGACGAGGAGAAAGATACATGGAAAGAATTACTAGAATTAAAAGATAGACATAATACAGATATAGAGGATGAAAAGACTCAAGAGAAAGATAATCTAGATagtgataattttttctgCAATTTACCAAGTTCTGCGTACGCTCGTGTTGTGATCACTGTAGAatcggaaaataaaaatttaaatttatggtCGATGGATGGTATATTAGCTCAATGTCATATTGATGGCGTACTTCGTGGAAATGTTCACTTTCCATCTTTGTGTCAGACGAAAATCGAGCGCAACGGTGTGGAAAGTCACAAATGTTGTAGAAGTTGGTCGCCAGCTAACTATGTGGCACTTTTATCAAATCGCAGTTCTTGCTTGGGAGTAACGGAGAACGATCTGAGCAGAGTGAAGACACTTTTGCAAAAATGCGCTAAATATTATCATGACCGTCAGTTGTTGCCTAACTGTGCAGAAGACTTTAATTGCCAAAAACACGTGCCAGTCGAATGCTATATGAGAAATGCAGTTTACCATCTATTACACTATCTTTTggatgttaattttattccgAGCTCTGATAAGGAA AAGACAGATCTCAACAGCAAACGAAATTCGACGTTGCACTCTGCCATGTTATTTCTTCCAATTGCGGCAAGCTCTGCGACTTTagatttttacaaagaaatagACAATGATGATTTAGTGTATGGAAACTTCCGTGTTCAAGGCATGCAACTTGGCCTAAAAAGTATACTGTTTGATCGATTGTTATTGTCTGATTCGAGTTTGGTACTCGGCGGTTTTATCTTCGTTACGCTGTGCATTTGGGCATATACTGGTTCTATAGTGGTGACTACAGCGACAATTTTTGCTGTGGTTTTTAGTCTTGGTATTTCATATGCAATGTATACTCTCGTCTTGGATATTGAGTTCTTCCCTTTTATGAATGTACTGGCCATTGTCGTAGCTGTAG GCATTGGAGCAGATGacgcatttatttattgcaaaatttggGAATCTAAAAAACAGAAGAAACTTTCTAATGGCGGATTAGTACGTATGGTACAGGAAACAATGAAACATGCTTTTCCATCTATGTTTGTTACATCGCTTACTACAGCAGTAGCTTTTTTCGCATCAATTGTTAGTAACGTGACTGCTATCAATTGTTTCAG TTTGTTTTCAGGAATGACAGTTATCGCTAATTTCTTCTTGATGGTCACATGGTTACCTGCGTGCGTGGTCGTATCGGagcattttaaattatctacTTTATCACCTGTCAATTTTATTACcagaaaaattattcgtcCCCTACGATCTTTGGGAGATAAAGTAACCGTAGGATTCACCACCTTTCTTACTGGATTAGTGCTTCGTTTACGATGGTTTTGGTTACTCAGTTTGGGGATTATAGCAATAGCGTGTGCCAGTGTCGTCTTCCATTATCCGGGTTTACAACTGCCAGATTATATGGATTTTCAATTATTCCATGATGAACATCCATTCGAACGATATGATTTAGTATACTCGCGGAGATTCTGGTTTGAACGATATGAAATG GTTGGTGGAGATGGTGAACTTCTTCCATTGAGATTTGTATTTGGCATAAAACCAGTTGATAATGGTGATTATCTTAACCCAACTAAAAGGGGGATACTAGATTGGGATGAAACTTTTGATATTTCTAGTCCAATGTCTCAACGATGGCTTGAACAATTTTGCCAAAATTTACGGAGGCAACCTTTTTATCACCATACCATAGGACCTATGTTATCTAACTGCTTCATCGAACCATTACGTAATTGGATGAAAAGGCGTTGTAAGGATCCTGTCGATTCTCACATTGACTATGCTCCATGTTGTGAGAGCAGTAAATTTCCATACGCACCTGATGTTTTGGAACAATGTGCAGCTGAAGCTAGCGTGAGATTACATCGTACGCCTTATTTGTGGATTCAGGATAATCCACCTTATGCAGGTccaaaatttgttaaagaacCTTTGTTCGCGCAAGCACCAAATGATACGCTTGCGATTAAAGCAAGGCCTAAAATTAAAGCCCTTGTTGTCGAATACGATAGCACATATGCATATAGTCTCTCATTTGGAAATAtggataaattttttcaagag GTTGAAAGTTGGATGCAGAATCAATTACGAACTGCACCTAAAGGAATGAGAGGTGGATGGTTTATCAGCCATCTAGAATTTTATGAGCTTCAACGTACATTGTATCAAGGAACCATATGGGCAATAGGACTGTCGCTAACTTTGGCTCTGATAGTTTTAGCGCTAGTGACGTTAAATCCTCTTATCAGCCTATATGCAATTATAGCTATTGGTGCTGTTATAATCGTTACCGTTGCAGTATTAATTCTTCTTGGATGGACACTCAATATTCTAGAAAGTGTTGCAATATCTACAACAATTG GTCTTGCTGTAGACTTCAGCTTACATTACGCTGTGAGTTATAAAGCATGTACCtctgaaaagaaaatagaccgAGTAAAAACTGCACTGCAGCAGATGGGTGGCCCAACTCTTATGGCAGCAATTACTAGTGGAGCTGCGGGCGCTCTAATGTTACCTTCTCATGTATTAGCATATATACAAATCGGTATCTTTTTATTACTCGTGATGACCATTAGTTGGATATATGCGACCTTATTTTTATGCTCGATGTTAGCAATTATAGGACCATCTTCACGCTTTGCTCAATTTGAATATCCCAG attgaaaatattatcaatttgtttttctaaatatgaGGATGGTGGTGCCGTTGAAACCGACAAAGATAACAATCGAGCGAGAAAAACTTATAAAGGACGAGGAATGCTTTCAGAATCAACTCTAAGCACATCTAGCTCCGTATGTCAATTTCATTGTAGCGAATTGGAAACTCTTGCAGCGAGACCTCCATCGCCATCATTACCACCATCTCCATTATCAACATTACTtcgttaa
- the Ero1l gene encoding ero1-like protein: MNPETGGRMFYRLLLAILLFHLQVGGNYFGSNSRKDDQCFCKLKGSVDDCACNVDTVDHFNNMRIYPRIQSLLVRDYFRFYKVNLKQDCPFWADDSKCAIRYCHVLPCQDDDIPEGLKGDIPRDTHFNENPVDKYRADAQINDCRHSAKDHNIELGFLNTTISSENYKEFERWQQHDDAQDNFCVKESSPGEYVDLLLNPERYTGYKGTSAHRIWRCIYMENCFRPENSPHIFIQSSKMNGMCLEKRVFYRVISGLHASINIHLCSKYLLVPQDSLQVSPNNQWGPNLDELQRRFSPETTGGEGPNWLKNLYFIYLLQLRALAKAAPYLEREEYYTGNEMDDEDTRLAMNDILNVVRSFPVHFNETVMFTGGAEARLLKEEFRQHFINISRIMDCVGCDKCKLWGKLQIHGLGTALKILFSGKFDKWEPTLNNLNRKLFFLERSEIVALVNAFGRLSESIFELDRFRRMMR; encoded by the exons ATGAATCCCGAGACTGGTGGAAGAATGTTCTATCGGCTGCTCCTGGCGATCTTGCTTTTCCACTTGCAAGTAGGCGGAAATTATTTCGGGAGTAACTCCAGGAAAGATGATCAATGTTTCTGCAAG ctGAAAGGTTCTGTGGATGACTGTGCTTGCAACGTCGATACCGTGgaccattttaataatatgagaATATATCCGAGAATTCAAAGTCTTCTAGTCAGagattattttagattttacaaAGTGAACTTGAAACAAGATTGTCCGTTCTGGGCAGATGACAGCAAATGCGCTATACGCTACTGTCACGTGCTACCCTGCCAAGAT GACGATATTCCTGAAGGTTTAAAGGGAGATATTCCAAGAGATACccattttaacgaaaatccAGTAGATAAATATAGAGCCGATGCGCAAATTAATGACTGTAGGCACAGTGCAAAAGATCATAATATAGAACTCGGTTTCCTGAACACGACAATTAG CTCGGAGAACTATAAAGAATTCGAACGATGGCAACAGCATGACGATGCCCAAGATAATTTCTGCGTGAAAGAATCTAGTCCTGGAGAATACGTGGATCTTTTACTTAACCCTGAAAGATATACGGGATACAAGGGAACCAGTGCACATAGAATATGGCGGTGTATTTATATGGAAAATTGTTTTAG gCCTGAAAACTCACCtcacatttttatacaatctTCTAAGATGAATG GAATGTGTTTAGAAAAACGAGTTTTTTACCGAGTTATATCCGGTTTACATGCCAGTATCAACATCCATTTGTGTTCAAAGTATTTGCTGGTCCCACAAGACAGTTTACAAGTGTCACCTAACAATCAATGGGGTCCCAACTTGGATGAGTTGCAAAGAAGATTTTCTCCTGAAACAACAGGTGGCGAAGGTCCAAATTGGctgaaaaatctatattttatttatttacttcaattGCGAGCTCTAGCCAAAGCTGCGCCTTACTTGGAAAGAGAAGAATACTATACAGGTAACGAAATGGATGACGAAGATACAAGATTGGCTATGaacgatattttaaatgttgttaG ATCGTTCCCGGTTCATTTTAATGAAACGGTTATGTTTACCGGTGGAGCAGAGGCACGATTGTTGAAGGAAGAATTTAgacaacattttataaatatttcacgtATCATGGATTGCGTAGGATGTGACAAGTGTAAACTATGGGGTAAACTGCAAATCCATGGTCTGGGCACTGCGTTAAAGATATTATTCTCaggaaaatttgataaatggGAACCAACGCTTAATAACCTTAATCGAAAGTTATTCTTCCTAGAAAGAAGTGAAATTGTTGCTTTGGTTAATGCTTTCGGAAG GTTATCAGAAAGTATTTTTGAATTAGACAGATTTCGCAGAATGATGAGATAA